In Halogeometricum sp. S1BR25-6, a single genomic region encodes these proteins:
- a CDS encoding DUF7525 family protein: MQTQDIQSDKGIGFAVLFSVLTIMAAAWMVAAGDQLTTALSFAVAIIAACLAVVGAQAFW, translated from the coding sequence ATGCAGACGCAGGACATTCAGTCGGACAAGGGAATCGGCTTCGCGGTGCTGTTCTCCGTTCTCACGATAATGGCCGCCGCCTGGATGGTCGCCGCGGGCGACCAACTTACGACCGCGCTCTCGTTCGCCGTCGCCATCATCGCCGCTTGTCTCGCCGTCGTCGGCGCGCAGGCGTTCTGGTGA
- a CDS encoding DUF7123 family protein, whose protein sequence is MSEYTDEEQRIIAYLRESVGAGERYFRAKNIAEAIGLSAKQVGSRLPRLAEKSEDVEIEKWGRARSTTWRVTVG, encoded by the coding sequence ATGAGTGAGTACACCGACGAAGAACAGCGGATCATCGCCTACCTGCGCGAGAGCGTCGGCGCGGGCGAGCGATACTTCCGGGCGAAGAACATCGCCGAGGCTATCGGCCTCTCCGCCAAACAGGTCGGTTCGCGTCTCCCTCGACTCGCGGAAAAATCCGAGGACGTGGAGATAGAAAAGTGGGGGCGCGCCCGGTCGACGACGTGGCGCGTCACCGTCGGCT
- a CDS encoding LEA type 2 family protein — MIERTVSLCLGSRFRVVGTVAAVFLVLCGGMLAAGVVGAPAVSGVENRFGNVTEETTVVETTIGVSNPNPIGVELGGVTVGYDVWMNDVRMASGEQSGVAVDAGNATVNATTEMSNERIAPWWRSHVRNGEHTVVSVDPTVRSATLGRTFDAPNVTREVDTDMLSQFDSTETRPVDANAPLVSDPVLYVDETRAAWGTVNESTTALELTFVVRNPKPYPITVSRIGYDVSMNDVTLGTGTSESAYVIPPKSTRTVRTTTFLRNENLDEWWVSHLERNQVSDLRMTFHARLDAGGETFRVPLDALTYERTVETDIFGTKPTAETGNATAGDDSAETSGTEPETETETKTRTETATSAGGDGSDDGLLGGGETPTGETATDAATEDDGLFSVEPIE; from the coding sequence ATGATCGAACGGACCGTATCGCTGTGTCTCGGGAGTCGGTTCCGAGTCGTCGGTACCGTGGCCGCGGTGTTCCTCGTTCTGTGCGGCGGGATGCTCGCCGCCGGCGTCGTCGGCGCGCCCGCGGTATCGGGCGTCGAGAACCGCTTCGGAAACGTGACCGAGGAGACGACGGTGGTCGAGACGACCATCGGGGTGTCGAACCCCAACCCCATCGGGGTCGAACTCGGCGGCGTGACCGTCGGATACGACGTGTGGATGAACGACGTGCGGATGGCGAGCGGCGAGCAATCGGGCGTCGCCGTCGACGCCGGGAACGCCACGGTGAACGCGACGACGGAGATGTCGAACGAACGCATCGCCCCGTGGTGGCGGTCGCACGTCCGCAACGGCGAACACACCGTCGTCAGCGTCGACCCGACGGTTCGCTCGGCGACGCTCGGTCGGACGTTCGACGCGCCGAACGTCACGCGCGAGGTGGACACCGACATGCTGTCGCAGTTCGACTCGACGGAGACGCGGCCGGTGGACGCGAACGCTCCTCTCGTCTCCGACCCCGTGCTCTACGTCGACGAGACGCGCGCGGCGTGGGGGACGGTGAACGAGTCGACGACGGCGCTCGAACTGACGTTCGTCGTCCGCAACCCGAAACCCTACCCGATAACCGTCTCCCGAATCGGGTACGACGTCTCCATGAACGACGTGACGCTCGGAACCGGCACGAGCGAGTCCGCGTACGTGATTCCGCCGAAATCGACGCGAACGGTGCGGACGACGACGTTCCTCCGTAACGAGAACCTCGACGAGTGGTGGGTGAGCCACCTCGAACGGAATCAGGTGAGCGACCTGCGGATGACGTTCCACGCCCGCCTCGACGCGGGCGGGGAGACGTTCCGCGTTCCGCTGGACGCCCTGACGTACGAACGGACGGTCGAGACGGACATCTTCGGGACGAAGCCGACGGCGGAGACGGGGAACGCGACGGCCGGTGACGACTCGGCTGAGACGTCGGGGACGGAACCCGAGACAGAGACGGAGACGAAAACGAGAACGGAGACGGCGACTTCCGCCGGCGGTGACGGGAGCGACGACGGACTCCTCGGTGGGGGAGAAACGCCGACCGGCGAGACGGCGACGGACGCCGCCACCGAGGACGACGGCCTGTTCTCCGTCGAACCGATAGAATAA
- a CDS encoding phosphate uptake regulator PhoU: METRKVQRLGPSTLAMTLPAEWAKEHNVNKGDEVSLRMGGKGTLTVLPESASQEDALATIRADALNADALERAIVAQYVLGRRVIHIEKSEGALDSEHINAVYRAETQLMGLGVIEETPERIAIRCSVDPEDFTLDNLLERLENTGSTMRGEAIKALAHGNADLAQRALNRERQANKIFVLLLRLIFTAYQNPNLCRAVGLESGFPLIGYRSVAKNLELTADNAEDIAEIVMDAEGHTLDVDSTTMRRIREFTDQVDEITSKAVQSVVERDYDLTVECRELFRDIRDKEQDILSDLPEMDNEQLLQIREVLVSLQQTAQYAMRNAEIAANLALNEESDHVTIG; this comes from the coding sequence ATGGAGACGCGTAAGGTCCAGCGGCTGGGTCCGTCGACGCTGGCCATGACGTTACCGGCGGAGTGGGCGAAGGAGCACAACGTGAACAAAGGCGACGAGGTGTCCCTCCGGATGGGTGGGAAGGGGACGCTCACCGTCCTGCCGGAGTCGGCGAGTCAGGAGGACGCGCTGGCGACGATTCGCGCCGACGCCCTCAACGCGGACGCCCTCGAACGCGCCATCGTCGCGCAGTACGTGCTCGGCCGGCGGGTCATCCACATCGAAAAGAGCGAGGGGGCACTCGACTCCGAGCACATCAACGCCGTCTACCGCGCGGAGACGCAACTGATGGGTCTCGGCGTCATCGAGGAGACGCCCGAACGCATCGCCATCCGCTGTTCGGTGGACCCGGAGGACTTCACACTCGACAACCTCCTCGAACGGTTGGAGAACACGGGAAGCACGATGCGGGGCGAGGCGATAAAGGCGCTCGCGCACGGGAACGCCGACTTGGCTCAGCGAGCCCTCAACCGCGAGCGACAGGCGAACAAGATATTCGTCCTCCTGCTTCGCCTCATCTTCACGGCCTACCAGAACCCGAACCTCTGCCGCGCTGTCGGCCTCGAATCGGGCTTCCCCCTCATCGGCTACCGTTCGGTGGCGAAGAACCTCGAACTCACGGCCGACAACGCCGAGGACATCGCCGAAATCGTGATGGACGCCGAGGGGCACACCCTCGACGTCGACTCGACGACGATGCGCCGCATCCGCGAGTTCACCGACCAAGTCGACGAGATAACCAGCAAGGCGGTGCAGTCGGTGGTCGAACGCGACTACGACCTGACCGTCGAGTGCCGCGAACTGTTCCGCGATATCCGCGACAAAGAACAGGACATCCTCAGCGACCTCCCGGAGATGGACAACGAGCAACTCCTCCAGATACGCGAGGTGCTCGTCAGCCTCCAGCAGACCGCTCAGTACGCCATGCGGAACGCGGAGATAGCGGCAAACCTCGCGCTGAACGAGGAGTCCGACCACGTCACCATCGGCTGA